The Castor canadensis chromosome 13, mCasCan1.hap1v2, whole genome shotgun sequence genome has a window encoding:
- the LOC109688729 gene encoding interferon alpha-21-like, producing the protein MALSFALLVVLVLSYRSTFSLGCDLPQTHSLGSRRSLILLGHMRRISPFSCMKDRNDFGFPQEDFDRNQIQKTQAISVLHEMTQQIYNLFSTKDSSAAWEKTLLHKFCSDLSQQMKDLEACLTQEGREEEPPMMHEDSTLAVRKYFHRITLYLEEKKYSPCAWEIVRAEIMRSILSSANFEERLRSEE; encoded by the coding sequence ATGGCCTTGTCCTTTGCTTTACTGGTGGTCCTCGTTCTTAGCTACAGGTCAACCTTCTCTCTGGGCTGTGATCTGCCTCAGACTCATAGCCTGGGTAGCAGGAGGTCCTTGATACTCCTGGGACACATGAGGAGaatctctcctttctcctgcatgaaggacagaaatgactTCGGATTCCCCCAGGAGGACTTTGATAGAAACCAGATCCAGAAGACTCAAGCCATCTCTGTCCTCCATGAGATGACCCAGCAGATCTACAACCTCTTCAGCACAAAAGACTCCTCTGCTGCTTGGGAGAAGACCCTTTTGCACAAATTCTGCTCTGACCTCTCTCAGCAGATGAAAGACCTGGAAGCCTGTCTgacacaggaaggaagggaggaagagcctCCCATGATGCATGAGGACTCCACCCTGGCTGTGAGGAAGTACTTCCACAGGATTACTCTCTACCTGGAAGAGAAGAAGTACAGCCCTTGTGCCTGGGAGATTGTCAGAGCAGAAATCATGAGATCCATCTTGTCATCAGCAAACTTTGAGGAAAGATTAAGGAGTGAGGAATGA